A region of the Muricauda sp. MAR_2010_75 genome:
AACAGTTTGATTTTCTTCCCAAACTAAAAATAAACATCACCGACCCCAAGCAACGACTGGTGCCCATTTTTAGCGGTAACCTGAACTTTGTGGCATCGGAACAGGAAGATTATTGGTACCTGAACATACAATTGCCCCATTGGAAGAAAAGTGCCTACTATCCAGTTTTGATCTATAGTTGGGATATGGTTTCTTTATGCCGGGCCATTGAAGAGGTGTACCATACCATGGATAATGTAGATCAACTGTTCACTGTATTGAACCAACGGATGCAGACCCACAACAATAAGGCAATCAACAAGGAACTTCACATCCCCTTTTTGACCTTTCCTTATTATGAGGGGATGAACCGTATGGGACTGGATCAATTTTGGTTGGGACTGTATTGGAGAAACAATCGGTATGACCTGAAATTCTTGAAGGAGTTTTGTGGGTTTTGTCTGGACAACAGTATTGGGAAAATATGCATTACCCCTTGGAAATCATTCATTATCAAAGGGATTCCCAAGGAAAGTCGCCCCGAATTGGAACGTTTTTTAGGGCAAAGGGGAATCAATGTACGGCATTCGCAATTGGAAATGAATTGGCACTTGCCCGTTGATGACCAAGAGGCGTTGGAGCTTAAAAAATATTTGGTGAACAGCTTTGACCAAAACGACATTAGTACCTATGGCCTTACCTTTGGCATCAGTAAAGATGTGGGCAAACAATCCCATTTTTCCTCTATTGTGATTGAAATAAACCCATTGTCCCAATTGGTGGAAAAGTTCAACGTGAAGCCAACCTATAATGTGTGCCATTTTAAGAATTTCGACCCCAATACCAGACAGTATTTGGTCTATGCCCAAGATGTGGATCAAAAGGAACTGCCCAATTTATTGATCGAGTTGAGCAAGCAGTATTTTTTACAACTCGGAAACGAAGGATCGGCAAAGGGGAAAAAGACAGAGAAGAATGAGCAGACCATGCACCTTGTTCACCAATGCCAAAATTGTTTAACAGTATATGATGAGGCAATTGGGGAGCCCCAGTCCAATATCGATCCAAGCACCAAGTTTGAAGATTTACCGAAAGAGTACACCTGTTTGGTTTGCGGAGCGGAAAAATCAAAATTCCAGAAAGTTGAAATTGCCATGGTTTAGGGTTGAATTCAACTTGCCCTCTTCAATCTCAAAATCTCTTTTGATGAGCAACAACTTCAAACACTTTATATAAAACCCAAAGATTCCATAATCCATTGCCTTATAGTCCAAATTTTTGGTGGTACTAGTTAAGCGAATGTTGTTTTTTCTACAATTTCAACACTCTATGTTGTCTTCATGGAGGCAAAACCAGAATAGAAAAATTTAGCTTAAAAATTTTCCAAAGCAACAATTGTTAAATATCATAAGTGTTAAAAGTACATTTTTTTAACGAAATGTTTGCAAATCACAATTTATTTCGCTTCCTTGCATGTGTAAAACGCACACTTATTTAACATAAACTAAACAAAATGCTGAAAAACACACAACTATCATTTGTGAAGTTGCGGGTTCCTAAAAGTCTTTGGGTGCTGGCAATTTTCTCATTTTTTCTTGGGATGCAGGTGCAAGCCCAAGATGAAAAAACAGTTTCCGGCACCGTAACAGATGCGGCCACGGGGACACCCATTCCAGGGGCCAATGTCATTGTTCGGGGAACTACTTCGGGAACAGTTACAGATTTTGATGGTCTTTATCAAATTGAGGTCAGTGACCAAGATGTTCTTGTTTTCTCCTATGTAGGTTTCAGAACACAGGAAGTTCAGGTTGGGGCACAGACCACAATTGACGTCTCTCTTACAGAAGATTTCACGCAATTGGATGAAGTTACCATTACAGGAATTGGTTATGGAACTGTAGAACGAAGGGAGGTAACCAGTGCCGTAGCCAGTGTGGACTCCGATGAGTTCAACACAGGGAACATCAACGATCCCGCACAACTATTACAAGGTAAAGTAGCCGGTCTTTCCATAGCAAGACCTGGTGGAGACCCAAACGGAGGGTATAATATCCGGTTGAGGGGGCTATCAACATTTGGAGCCAATGCCCAACCTTTGGTGGTTATTGA
Encoded here:
- a CDS encoding rubredoxin encodes the protein MNDDLHRILIKGGITSPGELKDSIAMLEAAGLSEVYFGSRQDLLFPLNDVKKDHLEKISKYNTDIIANRSYQNIVCSYVSVDIFDTTYWLKGSTYLYLLEQFDFLPKLKINITDPKQRLVPIFSGNLNFVASEQEDYWYLNIQLPHWKKSAYYPVLIYSWDMVSLCRAIEEVYHTMDNVDQLFTVLNQRMQTHNNKAINKELHIPFLTFPYYEGMNRMGLDQFWLGLYWRNNRYDLKFLKEFCGFCLDNSIGKICITPWKSFIIKGIPKESRPELERFLGQRGINVRHSQLEMNWHLPVDDQEALELKKYLVNSFDQNDISTYGLTFGISKDVGKQSHFSSIVIEINPLSQLVEKFNVKPTYNVCHFKNFDPNTRQYLVYAQDVDQKELPNLLIELSKQYFLQLGNEGSAKGKKTEKNEQTMHLVHQCQNCLTVYDEAIGEPQSNIDPSTKFEDLPKEYTCLVCGAEKSKFQKVEIAMV